Within Aspergillus oryzae RIB40 DNA, chromosome 2, the genomic segment AATCAGTTCGATATAATGTCCCAACACGTACTCCTCCTGGGTGCCACCGGCCAGACAGGCAATTCTATCCTTAATGGACTCCTTGAGCACGGCGAATATGTATGCGAAGAGATCAGTCAAACCGGCATGTCTATTTCTAGCACTAACATCATTTCGCTACTCAGGAAGTCGCTGCGTTGGTTCGTCCTTCGTCAGCTGGAACACCGAAAGTGAAGGCTGTGGCCGAACGGGATGTGAAGATCATCGCTGCCGATATCACCGGCCCGGTGGATGATCTAGCTAGCATCCTCCGTGACTTCGATGTTGTGATTAGTGCCATCGATGCCTTGAGCATGCACGCTCAGGAGAATCTAGTCACCGCTGCGAAGCAGGCCGGCGTGAAGCGGTTTGTGCCGTGCGCATTTATCACTGTGTGTCCGCCGGGTGGTGTGTTCCGTCTGAGAGATGAGGTATTTCTACCCAGTTAACCCATGTTGAGCTTCAGGATTGGCCTCCAGCAACGGAAGATAGCCCCTTTCGTGTCAATCAACGACCTGGATTACAGGAAAGTCGCTAACAGCTATACCACAGAAAGAAGCGATATACCAACATATCCGCAAGCTTCACCTCCCCTACACCATCATCGACGTCGGATTCTGGCACCAGGTCTCCTTTCCAACTGTTCCATCCGGCCGCGTAGACTACGCCTCCATGTATGCGCCCAACACAACCATCCACGCAGGCGGCAACGCACCAAACCTCCTCACCGACCTTCGTGACATAGGCCCCTTCGTCGCGCGCATTATCGCCGACCCCCGCACCCTCAATCGATCAGTCTACACATGGTCCGACGTGCTGACTCAGAACGAGATTTTTGAcatgatggaggagatgagcGGCGAAAAGATAGAACGCACTTACATGTCCGCTGAGACAATTGAAACGGCCATTGCGACCTTTAAAGAGACTCTCGAGAAGGAACCAGAAAATATACCCGCCCGTCTTGCGCTGACCATGTTTCAATATTTCCTCAGTAAAGCTATCCGGGGTGATAACCGGCCGGAGTATGCGAAGTATTTGGGTTACTTGGATGCCAGGGAGTTGTATCCGGATTTTGAACCGAGGAGCTTCAGGAGCTACTTGAAAGAGGTCCTCGATGGcaaggcagagaaggtgTATAAGGATAACGAGGGTATTgagcagttgaagaaatggTTCTTTGAGTCAGGTTTGCCGCTTTAGATTCCAGTTAGGCTCCTATGTGGTGGGCAGTGCTTTGAAGAAAGTACTACGATGGATCCATGCATCCATTGTGTGGATTGATGAATAGCATCATATAATAGCAGCTAGTTCTGCTAAGTGGGCAAATggtatttatattattttaCGACGTTGAAGACTCCAGCTCCGTGCTTATTCTTTGACAAAGAGCATGGCCACCTGAGCTTAGAAGcgtttccttctccacccacTCTTCCAATCCCCACCATTCTATGTCTGTCAAAGGTGAATGACAGAATAGCAGCTACTACATTCTCTCAGAAAAGAACCTGATTCGCAGGCCGAGTCTCAGAGGCAGTTGGGGTTGTACAAGGGCCATAGATTTATGGTTTGTTTCGTACCTTTATAAAACCCACTTCTCCCCACAACAGACAataccttcttttctccttaaTCTGACACCTCTTGTCAAAAATAACGACATCCTTTGGCGGAGAGTTAGCATACTATTCCaccaaggagagagaagCGAATACCCTCCATCAACTTAGTCACTACCAGGAGAAAACCTAATTTCCTACTCTCCTCAACAGCAAGAGTAGCTGGATTGAAGTGACTGAACCTTGCAATCCCCGACTTTAACGTTTTGGTTTGTCCCCCGCCGAGGCTGGATGGATCCCTGCTATCCTTGCCGCTGTCAGCGACTGACCTGCTTCTATAGTCAACTATGATCGAAAAGAGCCCCTCATATATTAAGTTTCTGGTCCCACCGCGATATGCTCGTCACCAGGGTAGAAGGGAGATATTAGGAGGTGGAAGGCTTGGTGCTTGTAACGTATTGATTGGGTATGAAAAGACACAAGGGGAAAGATGCCTTTAATCGATATAAAGGCTTGAGGTTGATGACACAAGAAGGATCGAAAGGCTAGGGAGGCAGGTATAGGTATTGTGCTAACCCCGGCTGAGGTCATGGGGCTCAGCAGTGTCGGTCAGAAGAGCGGAGGAGAAGCAATACCAACATTATAGCTACAGTGATAACCGTCGGAT encodes:
- a CDS encoding uncharacterized protein (predicted protein), encoding MSQHVLLLGATGQTGNSILNGLLEHGEYEVAALVRPSSAGTPKVKAVAERDVKIIAADITGPVDDLASILRDFDVVISAIDALSMHAQENLVTAAKQAGVKRFVPCAFITVCPPGGKSLTAIPQKEAIYQHIRKLHLPYTIIDVGFWHQVSFPTVPSGRVDYASMYAPNTTIHAGGNAPNLLTDLRDIGPFVARIIADPRTLNRSVYTWSDVLTQNEIFDMMEEMSGEKIERTYMSAETIETAIATFKETLEKEPENIPARLALTMFQYFLSKAIRGDNRPEYAKYLGYLDARELYPDFEPRSFRSYLKEVLDGKAEKVYKDNEGIEQLKKWFFESGLPL